Proteins found in one Campylobacter concisus genomic segment:
- a CDS encoding ferritin-like domain-containing protein has protein sequence MLNELLNASYTSEKNALSLYENLASFGDVFNEIANIRKNAIILIEKFASTHDYELACENEAIFLPAKNKEDALIQALNYELELNKMYEKFCESLDDEELKDLFFRLWATSNNEYVASLKQRLKEIYSGCEIKNELNLNEISQNFEQNGITNILENYQNDFNEITKSLQNIASGKADKSELAKITNNPNFSFFSGLALGALGISVVSKNFNKDEENE, from the coding sequence ATGCTTAATGAACTTTTAAATGCATCATATACCAGCGAAAAGAATGCACTTAGCTTATATGAAAATTTAGCTTCATTTGGTGATGTTTTTAACGAGATCGCAAATATCAGAAAAAATGCGATCATCTTGATAGAAAAATTTGCGAGCACACATGATTATGAGCTTGCTTGCGAAAATGAAGCTATATTTTTGCCGGCAAAAAATAAAGAAGATGCGCTGATACAAGCTTTAAACTATGAGTTAGAGCTAAATAAAATGTATGAAAAATTTTGTGAAAGCTTAGATGATGAAGAGCTAAAAGATCTATTTTTTAGACTTTGGGCTACTTCAAATAACGAATATGTCGCCTCTTTAAAACAACGCTTAAAAGAAATTTATAGTGGCTGTGAAATAAAAAATGAGCTAAATTTAAATGAAATTTCACAAAATTTTGAGCAAAATGGCATAACAAATATTTTAGAAAACTATCAAAATGACTTTAATGAGATAACTAAAAGCTTGCAAAATATCGCAAGTGGCAAGGCTGATAAAAGCGAGTTAGCAAAGATAACTAATAATCCAAATTTCTCGTTTTTTAGCGGACTTGCGCTTGGGGCATTAGGCATTTCAGTAGTTAGTAAAAATTTTAATAAGGATGAAGAAAATGAATAA
- a CDS encoding oxidoreductase: MNNPYINEENIASETAANNAAAAQPSAIDNAINNAAQNLPFVPENFNAAGFVKGLVLGGIAAYVLTNPKAQECVFKAIIKGGELINAGIEELKERFEDVKAELDSQK; this comes from the coding sequence ATGAATAACCCTTACATTAATGAAGAAAACATAGCAAGTGAAACTGCAGCTAACAATGCAGCAGCTGCTCAGCCAAGCGCAATCGATAATGCAATAAACAATGCAGCTCAAAATTTACCATTTGTGCCTGAAAATTTTAATGCTGCTGGCTTTGTAAAAGGTCTAGTTTTAGGTGGTATCGCAGCTTATGTACTGACTAATCCAAAAGCACAAGAGTGCGTATTTAAAGCGATTATCAAAGGTGGCGAGCTTATAAATGCTGGCATAGAAGAACTAAAAGAGCGTTTTGAAGATGTCAAAGCAGAACTTGACTCACAAAAATAA
- a CDS encoding heavy metal translocating P-type ATPase, translating to MTHKNKITLAHKSKNRARFICESLNARSDVSAIEAAISERTDALSVRVNKYAKSIIVEYNKNYDKILNFIKSYEFPTKAKDPNLPSKANIYKAAAALGITPFMSNKTLKSAVTLYATAPNLIEGAKELRHEGVTSKVLEATAIGTSLAMGDHLAANSTNLMINIGEYMEESASHKSDDLIKELAKPNIEEVWVERNLNGEKTLEKVKTENLKKGDIVVVGAGETIGVDGYIVEGNADVNQVSMTGEAEPIPKARGDRVISGTVVDEGRIKIWAENVGSDTATARIKEYIQTSLNEKSAIGVKALKLADKLVPVTLSLAGLSYIINKNMNSVASVLQADYSCALKLATPVAFKSSISKAGRNGILVKGAKAIEALSSVDTFVFDKTGTLTHGRLSVVEIYSFKEGFSQNDILNLTASAEEHYFHPVAEAIVEAANKRGFHHIHHDEVEFIVAHGVKTAMHGKEVVIGSRHFLEDDEMISFKAHEALISKALNSGLTLLYVGYDKELVGVIAMKDDMRENAKDMVKKLRSLGVKEVVMLSGDIKSKAEEVARELGLDRVYAECLPTDKAAIIEELKSEGKKVAFVGDGINDAPSLTKANVGISMHKGADIAKATADISLLKDDIMSVALVKELANKTMDLISSNFRSTVGVNTAILSAATLGMLNPIATAMLHNGTTIWLLLNSMKGVKFKSK from the coding sequence TTGACTCACAAAAATAAGATCACTCTAGCTCACAAGAGTAAAAATAGAGCGAGGTTTATTTGCGAGAGCCTAAACGCTAGAAGCGACGTCAGCGCTATCGAGGCTGCGATCTCAGAGCGAACTGATGCACTAAGTGTTCGTGTAAATAAATACGCAAAAAGTATTATCGTTGAATACAATAAAAACTACGATAAAATTTTAAACTTTATAAAGAGCTATGAATTTCCAACAAAGGCTAAAGATCCAAATTTGCCAAGCAAGGCAAATATCTATAAGGCTGCTGCTGCACTTGGTATAACACCATTTATGAGCAATAAAACTCTAAAATCAGCCGTGACTCTTTATGCCACAGCGCCAAATTTAATAGAAGGTGCAAAAGAGCTAAGACATGAGGGCGTCACTTCAAAAGTGCTTGAGGCAACTGCCATTGGTACTAGCCTAGCAATGGGCGATCATTTAGCAGCAAATAGCACAAATTTGATGATAAATATCGGCGAATATATGGAAGAAAGTGCTAGTCACAAAAGCGATGATCTCATCAAAGAGCTAGCAAAACCAAATATCGAAGAAGTCTGGGTCGAGAGAAATTTAAATGGTGAAAAGACGCTTGAAAAAGTAAAAACCGAAAATTTAAAAAAGGGCGACATCGTAGTAGTTGGAGCTGGTGAGACGATAGGCGTTGATGGTTATATCGTTGAAGGTAACGCCGATGTAAATCAAGTCTCAATGACCGGAGAGGCTGAACCTATACCAAAAGCTAGAGGTGACCGTGTTATAAGTGGCACCGTGGTTGATGAAGGTAGGATAAAAATTTGGGCTGAAAATGTAGGTAGTGATACAGCAACAGCTAGGATCAAAGAGTACATACAAACTTCACTCAATGAAAAATCAGCCATTGGCGTAAAAGCGTTAAAACTAGCCGATAAACTTGTGCCTGTTACGCTCTCGCTTGCTGGACTTTCATACATTATAAATAAAAATATGAATAGTGTTGCTAGCGTACTTCAAGCGGACTACTCTTGCGCATTAAAGCTTGCTACACCAGTTGCTTTTAAATCAAGTATCTCAAAAGCAGGCAGAAATGGCATTCTTGTAAAAGGTGCAAAAGCGATCGAAGCTTTAAGCTCAGTTGACACTTTTGTATTTGACAAGACCGGCACTCTGACGCATGGACGCCTAAGCGTAGTTGAAATTTATTCATTTAAAGAGGGCTTTTCTCAAAATGATATATTAAATTTAACTGCAAGTGCCGAGGAGCACTACTTTCATCCAGTAGCCGAAGCAATAGTGGAAGCTGCAAATAAGCGTGGCTTCCACCATATTCATCACGATGAAGTTGAATTTATCGTAGCTCATGGCGTAAAAACTGCGATGCACGGCAAAGAGGTGGTTATAGGCAGTAGACACTTCTTGGAAGATGACGAGATGATAAGTTTTAAAGCTCATGAAGCTTTAATAAGCAAAGCATTAAATAGCGGCTTAACCTTACTCTACGTAGGATATGATAAAGAGCTAGTCGGCGTCATCGCTATGAAAGATGATATGAGAGAAAACGCAAAAGATATGGTTAAAAAGCTAAGAAGCCTTGGCGTAAAAGAGGTCGTCATGCTAAGCGGCGACATCAAAAGCAAGGCTGAAGAGGTGGCACGCGAGCTAGGGCTTGATAGGGTCTATGCAGAGTGCTTACCAACAGATAAAGCAGCTATCATCGAAGAGCTAAAGAGTGAGGGCAAAAAAGTAGCCTTTGTGGGAGATGGTATAAATGATGCTCCAAGCCTAACTAAGGCAAATGTGGGTATAAGTATGCACAAGGGTGCTGATATAGCTAAAGCGACGGCTGACATAAGTCTTTTAAAAGACGACATCATGAGCGTAGCTC